Proteins encoded by one window of Halococcus saccharolyticus DSM 5350:
- a CDS encoding DUF373 family protein produces the protein MSSLVVCIDRGAVIADAAGETPVVGERAVRSLVTEVGLDDPEDSRVNCLLEGLRLARERRNEGEEPVLAVVSAPDESVDSDRAIAKQIDDLLAARPVESAVVVTDNAADERLVHVIESRVRVDAVSRVVVRQARDLESTYYLLKQFLADEQLRATVLVPIGLFLLAVPVLVAVQNVTAALAAVASVTGLFLLYKGLGVDDALAVLAGGVRDGLYTGRVSVVTTVVAAGLALIGIVAGVISATPLAAGASVLTTAMAFLFDSVPWLAIAALTASVGHALDEWLRNTQIGNAALNLPFVVIAIAFVVRGFAAYFLERAGVIDPLTVPPMALGVVSVRGFEIAGDIRLVAFVVLGVCISLLGVGVAARLGDWLTVEEPTESP, from the coding sequence GTGAGCAGCCTGGTCGTCTGCATCGATCGCGGCGCGGTCATCGCCGACGCTGCGGGCGAGACGCCGGTGGTCGGCGAGCGAGCGGTGCGCTCGCTCGTCACCGAGGTCGGTCTCGACGATCCCGAAGACAGTCGGGTGAACTGCCTGCTCGAAGGCCTCCGGCTGGCGCGCGAGCGCCGCAACGAGGGCGAGGAGCCGGTTCTCGCGGTGGTGTCGGCCCCCGACGAGTCGGTCGACAGCGACCGGGCGATCGCCAAGCAGATCGACGACCTGCTCGCCGCTCGTCCCGTGGAATCGGCGGTGGTCGTGACCGACAACGCGGCCGACGAGCGGCTCGTCCACGTGATCGAGAGTCGCGTTCGAGTGGATGCGGTCTCGCGGGTCGTCGTGCGCCAGGCGCGCGACCTCGAATCCACCTACTACCTCCTGAAGCAGTTCCTCGCCGACGAACAGCTCCGGGCCACAGTGTTGGTTCCGATCGGTCTCTTCCTGCTCGCGGTCCCCGTTCTGGTGGCAGTCCAGAACGTGACGGCTGCACTCGCGGCGGTCGCCAGCGTCACCGGTCTGTTCCTCCTCTACAAGGGTCTCGGCGTCGACGACGCGCTCGCAGTGCTCGCGGGCGGGGTGCGCGACGGACTCTACACCGGCCGGGTCTCGGTGGTGACGACCGTGGTCGCGGCGGGACTCGCCCTGATCGGGATCGTCGCGGGCGTCATCAGCGCCACGCCGCTCGCGGCCGGGGCGAGCGTGTTGACGACCGCGATGGCCTTTCTGTTCGACAGCGTGCCGTGGCTGGCGATAGCCGCGCTGACCGCGAGCGTCGGTCACGCGCTCGACGAATGGCTCCGAAACACCCAGATAGGAAACGCCGCGCTCAACCTTCCGTTCGTGGTGATTGCGATCGCGTTCGTGGTTCGCGGGTTCGCGGCGTACTTCCTCGAACGCGCCGGCGTGATCGACCCCTTGACTGTTCCACCGATGGCACTCGGGGTCGTCTCCGTCCGGGGGTTCGAGATCGCTGGCGACATCCGACTGGTGGCGTTCGTGGTGTTGGGTGTCTGCATCAGCCTGCTCGGTGTCGGCGTGGCCGCCCGCCTCGGCGACTGGCTTACGGTCGAAGAGCCCACCGAGTCACCGTAG
- a CDS encoding DNA-methyltransferase, whose product MQTEHVTAVGDARDLALANDSIDLVVTSPPYPMIELWDDLFTDLDPAIGDHLDRGAGDAAFEAMHTALAPAWDELARVLKPGGIACINVGDATRSIDSEFQQYPNHAAVIEAMRERGFRSLPDILWRKPANRLTKFMGSGMVPTNAYTTLEHEYILVFRNGSTREFPPGERRRYESAYFWEERNEWFSDLWTLTGTDQTLDGEGRDRSGAFPLQLPLRLVNMYSVYGDRVLDPFSGTGTTTLAAMLAGRNSVGFDRDHALLAGFADRVSGLETRSQSYVERRLDRHREFVAEREAAGEQLGYDAKHYDFSVVTNQERRIRLYAVENVRLTVSGYAVEHTPFES is encoded by the coding sequence GTGCAGACCGAGCACGTGACCGCGGTCGGCGACGCCCGCGACCTGGCGCTCGCCAATGATTCGATCGACCTCGTGGTCACGTCGCCGCCGTACCCGATGATCGAACTCTGGGACGACCTCTTTACGGACCTCGACCCCGCGATCGGTGACCATCTCGATCGGGGTGCGGGCGACGCGGCCTTCGAGGCGATGCACACAGCGCTCGCCCCCGCGTGGGACGAACTCGCGCGCGTGCTCAAGCCAGGCGGAATCGCCTGCATCAACGTCGGCGATGCCACCCGTTCGATCGACAGCGAGTTTCAACAGTACCCGAACCACGCGGCCGTCATCGAGGCGATGCGCGAGCGCGGGTTCCGGTCACTGCCCGACATTCTCTGGCGAAAACCCGCCAATCGCCTCACCAAGTTCATGGGCTCGGGAATGGTGCCGACGAACGCCTACACGACCCTCGAACACGAGTACATTCTCGTCTTTCGCAACGGCTCGACCCGCGAGTTCCCGCCGGGCGAGCGCCGCCGCTACGAGAGCGCGTACTTCTGGGAGGAGCGCAACGAGTGGTTCTCCGATCTCTGGACGCTCACCGGCACCGACCAGACGCTTGACGGCGAGGGCCGCGACCGCTCGGGCGCGTTCCCCCTCCAACTCCCACTTCGGCTCGTCAACATGTACTCGGTCTACGGTGATCGCGTGCTCGACCCGTTCTCGGGCACCGGCACTACCACGCTCGCGGCGATGCTCGCCGGTCGGAACTCGGTCGGCTTCGACCGCGACCACGCGCTCCTCGCTGGGTTCGCCGACCGGGTTTCGGGTCTCGAAACACGCTCGCAGTCGTACGTCGAACGACGTCTCGACCGCCACCGCGAGTTCGTCGCCGAGCGCGAAGCGGCAGGCGAACAGCTCGGTTACGACGCCAAGCACTACGATTTTTCCGTCGTCACGAATCAGGAACGACGAATCCGACTCTACGCCGTCGAGAACGTCCGACTGACCGTCAGCGGATACGCCGTCGAGCACACGCCGTTCGAGTCATAG
- a CDS encoding alpha/beta fold hydrolase has translation MNHDEWAGGQATTTVTVDGHDLSVAYRDDGPGDSGSDDSERSGSTNGADEPPVVFLHGIPTWSFLWRDIAPTIAEDRRVIVPDLLGYGNSTMADGFDRSIRAQEAMLAALLEELGIETVSIVSHDIGGGVALRYAANHPDTVAKLVCSNAVCYDSWPVEFITDFGLPETTERPIDDIEDEVSSAFTLGAYGDPDPEFVEGLTAPWLSEEGRTSLSRCAVATNTNHTTEIDYGAITADFLGLWGAGDDFQQIEYGERLADDLDGEVVELDEAYHWVMADRTEAYVAELREFLTLSAG, from the coding sequence ATGAACCACGACGAGTGGGCCGGGGGCCAGGCGACGACCACCGTGACGGTCGACGGCCACGATCTCTCGGTGGCGTACCGCGACGACGGTCCCGGCGACAGCGGGAGCGATGATAGCGAACGCAGCGGCAGCACGAACGGGGCCGACGAGCCGCCGGTCGTCTTTCTCCACGGCATCCCGACGTGGTCGTTTCTCTGGCGCGACATCGCCCCAACGATTGCGGAGGATCGGCGCGTCATCGTCCCCGATCTTCTCGGGTATGGCAACTCCACAATGGCCGATGGGTTCGATCGGTCGATCCGAGCCCAGGAGGCGATGCTTGCGGCGTTGCTGGAGGAGTTGGGCATCGAGACGGTTTCGATCGTGTCCCACGACATCGGTGGCGGGGTCGCGCTGCGGTATGCTGCCAACCATCCGGATACGGTCGCAAAGCTGGTCTGCTCGAACGCGGTGTGTTACGACTCGTGGCCGGTCGAGTTCATCACTGACTTCGGGTTGCCCGAGACTACCGAGAGGCCGATCGACGATATCGAGGACGAGGTTTCCTCGGCGTTCACGCTCGGTGCGTACGGCGACCCCGATCCCGAATTCGTCGAGGGACTGACCGCGCCGTGGCTCTCGGAGGAAGGTCGCACCTCGCTTTCCCGGTGTGCAGTAGCGACCAACACGAACCACACGACCGAGATCGACTACGGCGCGATCACCGCCGATTTCCTCGGACTCTGGGGTGCGGGCGACGATTTCCAGCAGATCGAATACGGCGAACGCCTCGCCGACGACCTCGATGGAGAGGTGGTGGAACTCGACGAGGCCTACCACTGGGTGATGGCGGATCGGACGGAGGCGTACGTCGCGGAACTCCGTGAGTTTCTTACCTTGAGTGCGGGATGA
- a CDS encoding zinc-dependent alcohol dehydrogenase family protein, translating to MRAAVLREYGEPLDVTEVDAPDPAADGAVIELEACGICRSDWHGWQGEWDWLGLKPPEGQILGHEPAGRVIEVGSEVENVSEGDQVTVPFNLGDGTCHQCRTGHSNTCENIVPLGLNEAAPGAFAEEMHVPVADHNAVQLPDGVSAVDMAGLGCRFMTSFHALAHQADVDAGDWVVIHGCGGVGLSAVHIADALGGNVVAVDLQSEKLDLAEDLGASETVNASEVDNVPRQVKAITDGGAAVSVDALGIATTCRNSIMSLGTRGQHVQVGLSTDDEQGSVELPTDMMVMQEIEFVGSLGMPPTRYDEIFRMVADGKLDPSAVVSETVDLDDVSAKLAAMSDFETMGIPVIDEF from the coding sequence ATGCGCGCAGCAGTCCTCCGTGAGTACGGCGAACCGCTCGACGTGACCGAGGTCGACGCGCCCGATCCTGCGGCCGACGGCGCGGTGATCGAACTTGAGGCGTGTGGCATCTGCCGGAGCGACTGGCACGGCTGGCAGGGCGAGTGGGACTGGCTCGGCCTCAAACCGCCGGAAGGACAGATCCTCGGCCACGAGCCCGCGGGCAGGGTGATCGAGGTCGGGAGCGAGGTCGAGAACGTGAGTGAAGGCGATCAGGTAACCGTCCCGTTCAACCTCGGCGACGGCACCTGCCATCAGTGCCGAACCGGCCACTCGAACACCTGCGAGAACATCGTTCCTCTAGGGCTGAACGAAGCGGCTCCGGGCGCGTTCGCCGAGGAGATGCACGTCCCGGTCGCGGATCACAACGCTGTCCAGCTCCCCGACGGTGTCTCCGCGGTCGACATGGCGGGACTTGGCTGTCGGTTCATGACCTCCTTTCACGCGCTCGCCCACCAGGCGGACGTCGACGCCGGCGATTGGGTCGTGATCCACGGCTGCGGCGGTGTCGGCCTCTCGGCGGTTCACATCGCTGACGCGCTCGGTGGGAACGTCGTCGCGGTCGATCTCCAATCGGAGAAACTCGATCTGGCAGAGGACCTCGGCGCGAGCGAGACGGTGAACGCGAGCGAGGTCGACAACGTACCCCGACAGGTGAAAGCCATCACCGACGGCGGTGCGGCGGTCTCGGTCGACGCACTCGGGATCGCGACCACCTGCCGCAACTCAATCATGAGCCTCGGCACGCGCGGCCAGCACGTTCAAGTCGGACTCAGCACCGACGACGAGCAGGGGTCCGTCGAACTCCCGACCGACATGATGGTAATGCAGGAGATCGAGTTCGTCGGCTCGCTCGGCATGCCGCCGACCCGATACGACGAAATCTTCCGAATGGTCGCCGACGGCAAACTCGACCCCAGTGCCGTGGTCTCCGAGACGGTCGACCTCGACGACGTGTCGGCGAAGCTCGCCGCGATGAGCGATTTCGAGACGATGGGGATCCCGGTGATCGACGAGTTCTAA
- a CDS encoding type I 3-dehydroquinate dehydratase codes for MNFESLVLAAVTADLTEESAAREHADAVEFRMDLAIDPLTTLDDYDGELPILATNRTEAEGGEAAEKSERLDVLRRAAEHPAVEAIDIELAAIAESDGRDVVEHAHEHDASVVVSAHDFSGTPSRSELRETLSRACEHGDVGKLATTATSIDDVLVLLSVTRDLDANGHRVATMAMGATGRHSRAIAPLYGSRIAYAPVDPNEATAPGQYDLATLADLLDALR; via the coding sequence ATGAACTTCGAGTCGCTCGTTCTCGCGGCTGTCACGGCCGACCTCACAGAGGAGTCGGCTGCGCGCGAACACGCCGACGCTGTCGAGTTCCGGATGGATCTCGCGATCGATCCACTCACGACGCTCGACGACTACGACGGCGAGCTCCCGATACTAGCGACCAACCGGACGGAAGCCGAGGGCGGTGAGGCTGCCGAGAAGTCGGAACGGCTCGACGTGCTCCGCCGAGCTGCCGAACATCCAGCCGTCGAAGCCATCGACATCGAACTCGCAGCGATTGCGGAGAGCGACGGCAGGGATGTCGTCGAACACGCCCACGAGCACGATGCGAGCGTCGTGGTCTCGGCGCACGACTTCTCGGGGACACCATCCCGGTCGGAACTCCGGGAGACTCTCTCGCGGGCCTGCGAACACGGCGACGTCGGGAAGCTCGCGACCACCGCCACGTCGATCGACGACGTGCTCGTACTCCTCTCGGTCACGCGCGATCTCGACGCCAACGGGCATCGGGTGGCGACGATGGCGATGGGAGCGACGGGGCGACACTCCCGCGCGATCGCACCGCTGTACGGCTCGCGGATCGCCTACGCGCCCGTCGACCCCAACGAAGCGACCGCACCCGGCCAGTACGACCTCGCGACGCTCGCCGATCTGCTCGACGCGCTACGGTGA
- a CDS encoding acyl-CoA dehydrogenase family protein produces MSFQLSGEQEAIRSAVREFAEEEIVPVAREHDESGEYPEELRREAAEYDFVAPNIPTEYGGAGMDTLSSALVTEELWRADPGIGSAVGSAGFGSNMIVKYGDEWMKEEWLPPIAAGESASASAISEPAHGSNVAGIETRAEKDGDEYVLNGNKMWITNGTVADVAVVMAKTDPGAGHQGITAFLVPTDTEGFSTEKIDNKLGIRASDLAEVLLDDVRVPEENVIGEVNKGFYQLMDFFASGRTSVAAQAVGAAQGALDAAREYAGEREQFDQPIAEFQAIRHKLAEMATNVDAARSLTYRAASHVEAGDDDAVRFASMAKLFASEHAVDVADEAIQVFGGAGYVTDHPAERYYRDARITKIYEGTSEIQKNIIADNIL; encoded by the coding sequence ATGTCGTTTCAGCTATCGGGCGAGCAGGAAGCCATCCGAAGTGCGGTCCGGGAGTTCGCTGAGGAGGAGATCGTGCCCGTCGCGCGCGAACACGACGAATCGGGGGAGTATCCCGAGGAACTCCGCCGGGAGGCCGCCGAGTACGACTTCGTTGCCCCGAACATTCCGACGGAGTACGGCGGCGCGGGGATGGACACGCTGTCGTCGGCGCTCGTGACCGAGGAGCTCTGGCGCGCCGATCCGGGGATCGGGAGCGCGGTCGGATCGGCGGGGTTCGGGAGCAACATGATCGTCAAGTACGGCGACGAGTGGATGAAAGAGGAGTGGCTCCCGCCGATCGCGGCCGGCGAGTCGGCCTCGGCGAGCGCGATCTCCGAACCCGCCCACGGCTCGAACGTCGCTGGCATCGAAACCCGCGCCGAGAAGGACGGCGACGAGTACGTTCTCAATGGCAACAAGATGTGGATCACGAACGGGACGGTCGCCGACGTCGCGGTCGTGATGGCGAAGACCGATCCCGGCGCGGGCCACCAGGGGATCACGGCCTTCCTCGTTCCCACCGACACCGAGGGATTCTCGACCGAGAAGATCGACAACAAGCTCGGGATCAGGGCTTCCGATCTCGCCGAGGTGCTGCTCGACGACGTGCGCGTGCCCGAAGAGAACGTTATCGGCGAGGTGAACAAGGGGTTCTACCAGCTCATGGACTTCTTCGCATCGGGTCGGACCAGCGTCGCCGCTCAGGCGGTGGGAGCCGCCCAGGGTGCGCTTGACGCCGCCCGGGAGTACGCCGGCGAGCGCGAGCAGTTCGATCAACCCATTGCCGAGTTCCAGGCGATCCGGCACAAGCTCGCCGAGATGGCGACGAACGTCGACGCCGCACGATCGCTGACCTACCGCGCAGCCTCGCACGTCGAGGCGGGCGACGACGATGCGGTGCGCTTTGCGAGCATGGCGAAGCTGTTCGCGAGCGAGCACGCGGTCGACGTGGCCGACGAGGCGATCCAGGTGTTCGGTGGGGCGGGTTACGTCACCGACCACCCCGCAGAGCGGTACTACCGCGACGCCCGGATCACCAAGATCTACGAGGGCACGAGCGAGATCCAGAAGAACATCATCGCCGACAACATCCTATGA
- the sppA gene encoding signal peptide peptidase SppA — MTDHRSRRRTLGGIVAGATAGAGVWGTIKRFRSQVSDGYDVAEVAVEGPITREGSRLPSSRQRSIPADKVVGEIERADDDPNVRALIVKLNTPGGEVLPSEDIRIAAERFSGPTIAYATDTCASGGYWIASGCDELWAREASIVGSIGVRGSNVNAKGLADKLGLEYQPLNAGEYKDAGFPLKEPEEEDQEYLQGIVDDYYETFVERVAEGRGLDEETIRETEARVYLGTDANENGLVDELGTREDIEDHLADRLDTREVTVEEFEPQQNFLERLRAESQGVAYAFGAGVAGAVGADEEFRLRL, encoded by the coding sequence CGGTTCCGTTCGCAGGTCAGCGACGGCTACGACGTCGCCGAGGTCGCGGTCGAGGGGCCGATCACGCGCGAGGGGAGCCGTCTCCCCAGCAGCCGGCAGCGCTCGATCCCCGCCGACAAGGTGGTCGGGGAGATCGAACGCGCCGACGATGATCCGAACGTCCGGGCGCTGATCGTGAAGCTCAACACGCCCGGCGGCGAAGTACTCCCGAGTGAGGACATCCGGATCGCGGCCGAGCGGTTCTCGGGGCCGACGATCGCGTACGCGACCGACACCTGCGCGAGCGGCGGCTACTGGATCGCGAGCGGGTGTGACGAGCTCTGGGCCCGCGAGGCTAGCATCGTCGGCTCGATCGGCGTCCGTGGCTCGAACGTGAACGCCAAAGGGCTTGCGGACAAGCTCGGGCTCGAATACCAGCCACTCAACGCGGGCGAGTACAAGGACGCGGGGTTCCCGCTGAAAGAGCCGGAAGAAGAGGACCAGGAGTACCTCCAGGGGATCGTCGACGACTACTACGAGACGTTCGTCGAGCGGGTTGCCGAGGGGCGCGGCCTCGACGAGGAGACGATCCGCGAGACCGAGGCGCGGGTTTATTTGGGCACCGACGCCAACGAGAACGGTCTCGTCGACGAACTCGGTACCCGCGAGGACATCGAGGACCACCTCGCCGATCGACTCGACACCCGCGAGGTCACCGTCGAGGAGTTCGAGCCACAGCAGAACTTCCTCGAACGGCTGCGGGCCGAATCCCAGGGCGTGGCGTACGCCTTCGGCGCGGGCGTCGCGGGTGCGGTCGGTGCTGACGAGGAGTTCCGGCTCCGGCTATAA